The following proteins are co-located in the Schistocerca nitens isolate TAMUIC-IGC-003100 chromosome 2, iqSchNite1.1, whole genome shotgun sequence genome:
- the LOC126235531 gene encoding trypsin-1-like, whose product MLRQTLLVLALVACVLGSTLPLRRLPHTGPARRFAVSRGRIYGGHDATRGEFTYQVSLQYVLLFVQYHNCGGSIISSNAILTAGHCAVDIGHYVAVAGDYDLSSNEGSEQEIRVSEQIVHPDYPGGLAVAANDIAVFILQSSLTLDDYAQVISLPSADSIPEGGSTAVVSGWGTTETAFTPDILQTVDVTIIDYETCRQNIDDLNMGSNPLTDTMVCTGPLYDGISTCSGDSGGPLAQNNELIGVVSWGIDPCGYEGAPSVFTRVSAHLDFINQYL is encoded by the exons ATGCTGAGGCAGACGCTCCTCGTCTTGGCGCTCGTCGCCTGTGTGCTGG GTTCGACTCTGCCATTGCGTCGTCTACCCCACACTGGACCAGCTCGCCGCTTCGCTGTCTCAAGGGGGCGCATCTACGGGGGACACGACGCCACCAGAG GTGAGTTTACCTATCAGGTGTCCCTGCAGTACGTGCTGCTGTTCGTCCAGTACCACAACTGTGGCGGCTCCATCATCTCCAGCAATGCCATCCTCACCGCTGGACACTGCGCTGTCGACATTGGACACTACGTC GCTGTGGCTGGAGACTACGACTTAAGCAGCAACGAGGGGAGTGAACAGGAGATTCGAGTCTCAGAGCAGATCGTACATCCCGACTATCCTGG CGGTCTCGCCGTAGCTGCAAACGACATCGCTGTCTTCATACTGCAGTCTTCGTTGACGCTGGACGATTATGCCCAAGTCATCAGCTTACCCAGCGCTGATTCAATACCTGAAG GAGGATCAACCGCTGTCGTTTCTGGCTGGGGTACAACGGAGACGGCCTTCACACCTGATATTCTGCAGACTGTTGACGTCACCATCATTGACTACGAAACATGCAGACAAAACATAGACGACCTGAATATGGGATCAAATCCGCTTACAGACACCATGGTCTGTACGGGACCTCTCTATGATGGCATCTCCACATGCAGT GGTGACTCTGGCGGCCCCTTGGCGCAGAACAACGAACTGATAGGTGTCGTTTCCTGGGGAATAGACCCGTGTGGATACGAAGGCGCTCCGTCCGTCTTCACCAGAGTATCTGCTC